CAGGTTCGGTCGGAATGATCCTTGCCCTCCCGGCCCGGCAGCAAGAGGAGACCACGCTGCGGATACTGGCCGAAGCCGCTGCGGGACCAGGGGTTGAGGCCAGCTCCGGCATCAGCCGGACGCCCGCAGTCCCCCCTGCCTGGATCATTGGAGTGGGCCGCATGAAATCCACGCTGCTGGAAGCCGCGGCGGGCATTGACGAAGCCGCCCATATAGCTGAAAGTGCCGCCACGCTGCGGGAAACAGGCAAGCCCTACTACCGCGCCACGGATGTGCGCCTTCGCGGGCTGCTGGCCCTGTTGCGCAAGGATCCCCGCGTCCAGCAATTCGTGGAGTCCGAGTTGTCTGCCGTCCTACGCGCTGAAGCCGAAGGCAAAGGCGAATATTTGGAGCTGTTGGGCCGCTATCTCGGATCCGGCGGCAACAAAGCCGCTATGGCACGCAGCGGCTACCTTAGCCGGCCAACGCTTTATGCCCGGCTCGCCAAGCTGGAAGAACTGTTGGCTGTGGACCTGGACGACCCCGAATCGCGCACCTCACTGCACGTAGCCCTCCTGGCCCACCTGATCCGGGGACAGTAAAGCGCTGGCATTGGTGCGACCATGGACGGATGGCCAAGCCCTTCACCCTCACGCAACTACGGTACTTCGCGGTCGTGGCCGAACTCGAGAACATGACGGCAGCGGCTCAGCGGCTGATGGTGACGCAGTCTGCACTATCAGCGGCCATGGCACAGTTGGAGACGAGCCTCGCAACGCAGCTGTTCGTTCGCCACAAGTCCCGGGGTCTGCGGTTGACGCAGAGCGGCCGGCAATTCGCCAAGGACATTAAGTCGTTCCTTGAGCAGGCGGATTCGCTGTATGAGTCCGCACGCGGCATGTCAGCAACGCTTGTGGGCGAGTTGAAAGTTGGCGTTTTCGCCCCGCTTGCCCCGTTCCGCCTTCCAGCGATCCTGCAAACCTTCGAAACCCGGCACCCCGGCGTCGAAGTCTCCATTCTGGAAGCGGACCTGGCAACGTTGCAGGAGGCGCTCATGGATGGCCGTTGCGATGTGGCCCTCACCTACGGACTGGGCCTCGGCAAGGGATTCACGTACAAGGTGGTGGAGCGCGTCCCGCCACACGTCCTGGTCCATGAGGGACATCCCGCCGCAGCTCGCCCGGAGCGCGAAATTTCGCTGAAGGAGCTCGACGGCGAGCCTTCAGTTGTGTTGGACCTTCCCCACAGCCGGGAGTACTACGAGCAGCTGTACGCCATGGCTGGGGTGGTCCAGAACGTCAGGCATAGGTTCGCAGGCTACGAGACAGTCCGTTCGTTTGTCGCGAAGGGCCATGGTTACGCGATCCTCAACCAGCGTCTGCACAGCGATGTCACTTACTCGGGCGGCAAGGTGGTGCTGTTGGCGCTGACGAACAACTTCCCGCCGATCGAAGTGATGCTGGTCCGACCCCAAGGGGTCCAAGCCACCAGGCGGGTGCTGGCCTTCGAAGAGACGTGCCTGACGCTGTATGGAGCGCCGCGAGACTAGATCTACTTCGAAAGCCATCGGAAAAAATGATTGCAGAAGCAAAAACAATCAATTGGACATGTGTGATGTGGATCACCGATGGTTGAACCAGTCCGGCACCTGCAGGACCCGGGTAGACCCCCTAAGAGCGCGCAATTGCAGGAAAGCGACCTCGGCCGGACCCCGGTTTGCCATCTTGATCAGAGGAGATTCGATGGTACAGAACAGCGTCGAAAGTGTCTGGGCGGTTTCCCCGCACGGACCTACCCGCAACAGTGAAGCAATAATTGACGAAATCATTTCCCACGGCCGCAACACTGCTTCGGCTACAGGAAACATGGACAACCTAGCGTGGCAGTCATGACCCTCAACAAGATCGCCGAACAAGATCCCGCCCAGGTGCCCACGCCTTCAGCGGCCACAGCTGAAGACAAAACCACGTCCTCGAGAATGCAGCGGCGTGTCTTGGCTGGCGGCAGCGTCGGCCAGTTCATCGAGTTCTACGACTTCACCCTTTACGGCCTCACCGCCGTGGTGTTCTCCCAACTTTTCTTCCCGGGCAGCAACCCGCTGACAGCGATGCTGGCAACGTTCGCCACCTTTGGCGTGGCTTTCGTGGTCCGACCCCTCGGCGGCCTCTTCTTCGGCGCTTTGGGCGACCGGATCGGCCGACGCCGCGTTCTCACCATCACCCTCGTCGCAATCGGCGGAGCTACAGCCCTCATGGGGTTGCTCCCCACATACGCCCAAATTGGAGCCTGGGCCCCGACCCTCCTGGTTCTCTGCCGACTGATCCAAGGCTTCTCTGCGGGTGGCGAATCCGTTGGCGCCCCGTCTTTCGTGTTTGAGCACGCGCCGGTCAACAAACGGGGTTTCTGGCTCAACATCACCATCGCAGCGACAGCTCTGCCCTCGGTGGTTGCAGGGTCCATGATCCTGATCCTCAGTCAATCCATGCCCAACTCAGCCTTCATGGAATGGGGGTGGCGCCTCCCGTTCCTGCTGGCCCTCCCGTTGGCTTTGTTCGGAGTCTGGATCCGCAGCCGCACAGAGGAAAGCGAAGTCTTCAAGAAGGCACAGTCCGGCCAGACCAAGGAATTCAGCCCTATTCGTCAGGCATTCCGTGAAAACAAGCTCCGAATGGTGCAAGTCATCTTTGTGATGGGCCTGACAGCCATGGGCTTCTACTTCCTCTCCGCCTACTTCGTCTCTTATGTTCAGACGACAGGGAAGCTGAGCCGCGAACAGTCACTCATGGTCAACGCAGCAGCACTGGCGCTCTATGCGATCCTCCTGCCCATCGGCGGGCGGCTCGGGGATCGATTCGGCCGGAAGCCCATGCTGATCGCCGGTTCCGCTTCCTTGGCTTTGCTGTCCATCCCGAGCTTCATGCTCGTGACCAGCGGCAGCCTCCCCCTTGCACTGCTCGGCCAGTCGATCTTCGTGGTGGCGCTCTGCATCTACGGTGGCGGCTGCTATACGTTCTTTGTCGAGATCTTCACAACCAATACCCGCTTCACCTCCGCAGCAGTTAGCTACAACGGGGCATACGCGATCTTTGGAGGCACTGCCCCGCTGATCGGCACCGCACTCGTAGGGGCTACGGGTGTGCCACACGCGCCGGGCCTGTACATGGCGGCAGCCGCCGGCGTCGTACTTCTGCTGATTCTCTTCACCAAAGTGCCGGAGACCCGCGGCCGTATGGGCTGAAACCCACCGAGCCCGCCGCACTTCATAGCATCCTAAGGACTTCAATGACTTCCTCAACTTTTCTCCAGGACTTCCACCACGTGGCCACTATTGGCGCGACAGCCAACCACGGCGTTGATCGCCAAGCCGCGACGCCGGATGATGCCAGGACCCGTGACTGGTTCGGCCAATGGATTCACGACGCCGGATGGCAGCTGCAGGTGGACGGCATTGGCAATATGTTCGGGCTGCTTGAGTGGACACCCGGGGCCCCTTTTATCCTGATCGGTTCCCATCTGGACAGCCAGCCACTCGGTGGCCGGTTCGACGGAGCCTACGGTGTGGTTGCGGCCCTGCACGCCGCCCGCGCCATCGACCTGGAAGTCACCGCCACAGGCAGTGCACCCCGGTTCAACCTGGCCGTCGTTAACTGGTTCAACGAGGAGGGGGGCCGGTTCGCGCCGTCCGTCATGGGGAGTTCCGTTTTCACGGGGCTGTTTGACCTTGAACAGATGCTTTCCGTCAGGGATCTGCAGGGCGTCTCGGTCCGTGACGCCCTGGACGGCATCGGATACCTTGGCACAGATGCGGGTCCGGAGGCTGCAGGCTACGCGGAAATCCATATAGAGCAGGGACGCATCCTGGAACGTGAAGGCATCAGCATAGGTTTGGTGGACAGCAGCTGGTACACGCAGAAGCTGGATATCGAAGTGCTCGGCGAGCAGTCCCACACTGGTGCAACCGCCATGGCAGACAGGCACGACGCGCTGGTGGCGGCATCGAAAATCATCCTCATGATCCATGAGGTCACCAAGGACTTCGACGAGGAAGCGTTGGTCTCTTCCGTGGGGCAGCTTACCTTGGAGCCCAACTCCCCCATCGTCGTAGCACGCCGGGTGCACCTGGTCGCTGATCTGAGGTCCGGCGACCCGGAGATCGTCAATACGGCCCGGGCCACTTTGCTGGCGGCTATCGAGACGCTGGCCGTTGACCATGACATCAAGGTCAACGTCAAGGACTTTGACATCCGTCCCATCAGGCGATTCCCGGAAGCCGGACTGGAACTGTCAGCCAAGATCGCCGCCAACCTTGGGCTGTCTTCCCGCCGCATCCAGACAATGGCCGGGCATGACTCCGTGGCCATGAACACCGCAGTTCCGTCCGTGATGCTGTTTGTCCCGAGTGTGGACGGCGTATCGCACTGCGAGCGCGAGTTCACCACAGATCAGGACATGGTGACGGGAGTGGAGATGCTGACGGGTGTTGCCCGTGAGCTTTTGCAGGGAGCACTGGCATGACCGGATTGCACTACCTCGACGCCACCACGGCCTTGGGCCTGTTCCGGCGCCGTGAGCTCTCTCCGGTTGAACTGTTGGAGGCCACGATCGGACGCATTGAAGAGGTAAACGGAGGCATCAATGCGCTGACGGAGACGCTCTTTGAGGAAGCCTTGCCAGCGGCGCGAAAGGCAGCCAACCAGTATGCGCGCGGACGTGACCTCACTCCACTGCTGGGATTGCCAGTGGCCGCGAAGGAAAAGCATGGGATCCAAGGGCGAACACTCTCCCAGGGACTGGTCGCGAGGAAGGACTCCGTCGCAGCGGCCGACCACCCCGTCACTGCCAGGATCCGCAGCGCAGGCGGCATAATTCATGCGCGAACCACTACACCGGAATTGAGCTGCGCGACGGTCACGCACAGCCCGCTATGGGGCGTCACAAGAAACCCGTGGAATCCGAAGTTCTCCCCCGGCGGGTCGTCCGGGGGTTCCGGGGCGGCGTTGGCTGCAGGATTCGCGCCGCTGGCAAGCGCGTCCGACATCGCAGGATCAACGCGGTTGCCGGCATCGTTCACGGGGACGGTGGGTTACAAGGCGCCGTACGGAAGGATCCCGGGGCTGGCCCCGTTGTCAGCGGACCACTACCGTGGTGACGGACCCATGGCACGTACCGTGGCAGACACTGCACTGCTGGCGAACATTATGTCCGGGCGGCACCCCGGTGATCACACCACAGTGGCCGACGGGTCGTGGATTACTCCCGATCCCGGATCGGTGGCGGGTTTGCGGATAGCACTTTGTATAAACCTGGGTAATTATCCTGTGGCCCCCGATGTCGAGATCAACACCAGGCGAGTGGCAGAAGCCCTCAAAGCGGCCGGTGCTGTGGTGGAGGAGATCACCCTGCCTTGGACCGTCGAGGTGATCAGCGAAACCATGTTCACGCACTTCGGATATTTGTTGGGTCCGGCAATGGAGGATGAAACGGCTGGCAGCGAGGCTCAACTTGCCACCTACACGAGACGCTTCATGGCTGACGCCCGCGCAGCAGCACAGGCTAACCGATACATCGACGGACTTCGGGCCGAGACCCTCCTGCAAGCGCAGCTCGCAGAGGCCATGACCGGGTTCAGCGCCTTGCTGTGCCCGGCGTCGGCCATCCCGGCCTTGGAGGCGGACGGCGATTACCTGGACGGAATCGACGCCCGCGGCCAACAGCTCAGCCATTACTGGCAGGCGCATATGACCGCGCCGTTCAACATCGCCAACCGGTGCCCGGTCCTGGCTGTGCCCAGTGGCATGGCGGACTGCGGCATCCCCACAGGAGTGCAGATCGTGGGTCACCCCTTCGAGGATGCAACGGTGTTCAACGTCGGGGCGGCCGTGGAATCCGTGCTTCCCTGGGCTGATCGCCACCCCATGGCCCCTGAGCTGACCGGGCTTCCACTGTAGCGAAGGGCAGGCAGCCCCTCGAAGCCTAGGCCGGAATGAGCCCTGCAACCTTGGCCACCAGTTCAACCGAGCGAAGGCGTTCCTCGGTACCGATGCTCTGGTGGGCCACGATCAGTTCATCGGCATCGGCGAACGCCGCGAACTCGTCAAGGTAGTCGTGCACCACGTCAGGGGTGCCGACGGCGGAGAACTTCATCATTTGGGCAATGTGCTGCCCCTGCGGGGAGTCGAGGACCATATCCGCTTCGTCGTCCGTGAACTCTCGGCCGCCGCCAAAGAACAGCGAAACGCGGGCGCGCTTCACCGCGAGATGGATGGCCTGCGCTTCGGCATTGCTGTCCGCGGCAGTGACGTTCACGCCGGCGATCACGTGTGGCTCGGACAATTGCTCCGACGGCTTGAACTCACGCCGGTAGATGGCCACGGCGTCCTGCAAGGCGGCGGGCGCAAAATGTGATGCGAATGCGTACGGGAGACCGAGCTGTGCGGCCAGCTGGGCACCAAAGAGCGAGGATCCAAGAATGTACAGGGGTACGTTGGTGCCCTTGCCCGGGGTGGCTTCCACGCCTTGGATCCGGGTGGGCCCTGTCAGGTATCCCTGCAGTTCCAGGACGTCCTGCGGGAACCTGTCCGAGGACGTGTGGTCCCGGCGAAGGGCCCGCATGGTGTTCTGGTCACTGCCGGGGGCGCGTCCGAGCCCGAGGTCGATCCGGCCTGGGTGGAGGGTCTCCAGCGTACCGAACTGCTCGGCTATGGTCAGCGGCGAGTGGTTGGGCAGCATGACGCCGCCGGCACCGAGGCGGATGGTGTTGGTGTGAGCAGCGACGTGTGCGATCAACACGCTGGTGGCAGAGGAAGCAATGGCCGACATGTTGTGGTGCTCGGCGTACCAGACCCGGCGGTAGCCGAGTTCTTCGGCTTTCTGCGCCATGGCAACGCTGCCCGCGAGGCTTTCCGCCACCGTCTGGCCCTTCCCGATGGTTGCCAGGTCGAGGATGGAAAGAGGAACAGTCACAAGAAAGGCCTTTCGGTACGTTTCGCGGTGCCGGCACGGTTGATCGCCGGGCACTCTATCGACAACCACCACAATGGCCGCCTTATTTCTGTGAGTTGCGTCGCGCCCCCTTTTTCCCGGCGCGCATGGCCCGCTTTATGACCCTGTTCGACGCCCGATTAACCGCCATGAACCCCTGTATCCCAGCGTTTCAGCGTGCTTTGACCGAGGTTGCGGACCTACCGGATAGTTGCAGCCACAAGCACGCATCAGACCTCCCGATGAGGGAACACGAGGAGTACACATGGCACGTTTTGCAGGCAAGACCGGCGTCACCGCGGCGCTGGCCGCTACCGCCCTGCTGGGGCTCGCGGCCTGCTCGGATCCCGGTGCGACGGCCGCCACGAACGCGACTGCCCCGTCGTCGAACGCTTCGTCCGGCTCCACGACCAAAGAGTTCAACCTGACGCCCCAGCAGGACCGCATCAAAGTCACGGTCGATTCGGCGGCCGCCGCGCTGGTCCCTGACGCCATCAAGGCTGATGGCAAGTTGACGGTGGTGACCACCGGAGGCACCCCGCCCCTGAGCACGTTTGCCACGGACAACAAGACGCTCATCGGCAGCGAAGTGGATATCGCCTACGCCGTTGGTGAGACCTTGGGCCTTCAGGTCGAAGTCCTTCCGGTGGCCTGGGCGGACTGGCCGCTGGGCGTTGAATCGGGCAAGTATGAGGCGGTTCTTTCCAACGTCACCGTCACAGAAGCCCGCAAGGAAAAGTTCGACTTCGCTACCTACCGCAACGACCTCCTGGGCTTCTACGCCAAGAGCGACTCGGACATCGGTGAGATCAAGGAAGCCAAGGACGTCGCAGGCAAGCGCATCATCGTCGGTTCGGGCACCAACCAGGAGGCCATCCTGGTGCGCTGGGACGAGGAGAACAAAAAGAACGGCCTGCAGCCGGTCGCTTTCCAGTATTACGACGACGACTCCGCCTCCCAGCTCGCACTTCAGTCGGGCCGTGCGGACCTGACGTTTGGTCCCAACGCCTCGGCAGCCTACAAGGCCGCGAAGGATGGAAAGACGAAGCAGGTAGGCACCTTGGAAGGCGGCTGGCCGTTGAAGGCCGAGATCGCGTTCACCACCCAGAAGGGCAACGGCTTGGCAGTAGCGGCCCAGGCTGCGCTGAACACCCTCATCAAGGACGGCGATTACGGCAAGATCCTGGACCGTTGGGGGCTGTCATCCGAGGCTATCCCGGCGTCCGAACTGAACCCGGCGGGTCTGCCTAAGAAGTAGGACGCCCGCTGTGGCAGGGCAGACCTGCCGACGCCGAATCCCCGCCGGATACCAACCGGCGGGGATTCTTGCGCGATGGCTCTATCAGAAGTGCGCGGGATCAGTGTTGGCGCCGCAGAGAATGACCGCCACCGTTTCGCCGTCGTGCGGTTTATATGCTCCGGAGAGCAACGCCGCGTAAGCTGCGGCCGCACCGTGCTCCACCACGATCCTGTGGTTTTCCCATAAGCTGCGTCGGGCTTGGATGATGTCCTCATCGCTGACAAGCACACTGTGCACGCCGGTCCGGCGGGCAACCCCGAAGCCAATCTCCCCAATGCGCCGGGCGCCCAGGGAGTCGGCGGCGATTCCTGATACGGGTACGTCCACGGGTTTACCTTGGGCGAGCGCTGTGTGCAGGGTGGGGACCGTTTCCGGTTCCACGCCAACCACGCGTGCCCTGCCCTCGGTGGCGGCGGCGATCCCGCCTATCAGCCCGCCGCCGCCGACAGCAACGAGGATGGTGTCGACGTCGGGCAGTTCGTCCAGCAACTCAAGCCCCACACCACCGGCGCCCGCGACGATCTCGAGCTGATCATAGGCGTGGCAGTAGACGGCGCCCTTCTCTTCCGCGAAACGAACGGCCGCCGCGTAAGCTTCCGCGTACTCCGCGCCACCCTGGACCACGGTGGCACCGATGGCATATAGCTTGTGCACCTTGTTGGCCGGCGCGGATTCGGGGACGAACACGGTTGCTGGTACGCCCAGCTTGGCCGCGGCGTAGGCGTTGGCCAGCCCGGCGTTACCCCCGGAGGCAACCACAATTCCGACCTCGGGATCCAGTTCGCCGTTTTCCTTCGCCGTCAGCAGCCGGTTGAACGCACCGCGGGCCTTGAAGGAGCCTGTGTGTTGCATGTATTCGCATTTGAACCACAGGTGGTAAGGCTCGGCGCTCCCGCTTTCGGCCACGGGCGTGTGGCGAACCCAGCTAGATGTCCGGGAATATGCGGCTTCAACTTCTTCGCGTGTGACCATGTGGGCGGCACCTTTCGTCCGTTTCATCCTAAGGTCGCTTGGGTGAAGCCGCTGTCATGGGCAGCGAGCGCATAGGCTGGTTCGCATGGCTGATTTCATTCTTCGTCCCTGCGTAGTCTCCGACGCGGCGTGGATCGCCGAGCTTCGTGCGGTGGTGATGCGCCCGGACCTGGAGCGCCTTGGAAGATTCGATCCCGTGCGGGTCCGCGAGCGTTTCCTGAAGGGATTCCAGCCGGAACATACCTCGGTGATCCATTCCGATGGCGTGGATGCCGGGGTGATCGCAGTCCGCCCGGAAGCGGATGCGTTGTGGATTGAACACTTTTACGTGGCTCCCACCCATCAGGGCAAAGGCTTGGGCGGGGCCGTGCTCCGGCATGTCATGGCAGCTTCGGCGGATCACCGGCCGTTCCGCCTGGACGTCCTGCAGGGCAGTCCTGCCCGGCGTCTCTATGAACGCCATGGGTTCGTGTTGGAATCCGAGGATCCCATCGACGTTTTCATGGTCGCCGCCGCAACCCCCTGACTGGACCCCCGCAAGTGCGGTAGCCTCAGCACAAACCTACGCACCATCGATGCCGGCTTCCGGGGGGAAACAAATGGGGATTATTCGAGCGCGCACTGTCAGGTTTGCCTCGGCGGCCGTCTTGGGCTTGGCGGCGGGACTGTTGGGCACGGGCCCTTCCGAAGCAGCGTCCCAGCCAACACCGTACATCGACGGCGTCCCATACGTGGGTGCCGAAATGCGCCGCCAATACGACTACAGCTACAACGGTTGCCGAAACCCTGACGGTTCAGGCGACGGGATCACGCTTGAATGGTTGCGGGACGGTGTTCCCCTTCCCCAGGAGCGGCAGGGCGACGTCCTGAAAGTCCTTCCCGAGGACAAGGACGGCCGGATATCGCTGAGGGTGCACCCGCTCACTCCAGGCGCAACCGGTTGTCCCACAGGCACCCAACTGAGCGCGGAAACACGGCCGATCAAAGCGTCCAGCCGGGCGATGGGATGGACGGGGCGCGGCAACTTCGAGCCCCTGGCCCGGACCAACGACGGCAGGCTCATCCTTTACCCACGGACCTACACGTACTACAAGGGCATGTGCGAAGGCCCTTGCCCTGCGTACTGGGGTTCCTGGGACGAACCCCAGCAAGTGGGGCAGGGCTGGAATGTCTTTGACATCGTGTTCTCCCCGGGCGACTTCGACGGCGACGGTTTCAACGATCTCCTGGGCCGGGACGCCGCGGGCAAGCTCTTCCTGTACCCCGGCGATGGTGAGGGCGGTTGGCTGGCCCGCCGGCAGGTAGGCCAAGGCTGGGGCATCTTCAATGCCATCGTGGGACCGGGTGACTTCAACGGCGATGGCACCAACGATGTGCTGGCACGCGACACCGGCGGCGGCCTCTTCCTTTACCCTGGCGACGGCGAAGGCGGCTGGCTTGAGCCCGAGCAGGTGGGGTGGGGTTGGCAGGTCATGAACAAGATCATCACAGGCGGTGATATGAACGCCGATGGTGCGGTGGATATTTTCGGCCGCGATCAGTCTGGCCGGTTGTACCAGTATCCCTCCGACGGCGAAGGTGGCTGGGAGCAGCCTGCACAGGTCGGCGTTGGGTGGGAGGCGTTCACCGTCGTGGCCGGACTCGGCAGCTCCGGCCACTCCAAATACAACGAGCTCTCTGCAGTGGACGCCGACGGCAACCTTCTCGGCTACACCACAGGCGCGTCAACCGGAGCGTTGTACGGCCCGTACGGGCCGATAGGTAACGGTTGGAACGTCTTCAAGGATCTGCTCTAAAGCGGCTGCCCCAGCACCGTCAACTGAAGGCTGATGGTCCCACGCGAAGGGTCGACGACGGCGGCAGGCGCCTCGCCGCCGTCAGGCGCCTTGCCGCGCCGGTCCGGCGTGAAACCAAACCAGCGACCGCAAAGCTGCAGCAAGAGCCCCGTGTTCACGAGACCCGTACCGACTCTTCGGAACGCACCGGCGTCTCAAGCCCCAGGTTTTCCCGGAGCGTGGTCCCGCGGTACTCCGTCGGGTACACGCCGCGTTCCTGGAGCTCGGGCACCAAGTGGTTCACGATGTCGTCCAAGCCAGTGGGGATGAGCCACGGCGAGATGTTGAACCCGTCCACGGCACCCACCCGTGCGTACTCGGCCAGGTGGTCTGCCACTGCGGTGTACGAACCCGTGAACGTTGAGTCGATGCGCGCCGTCTTGGACGTAACGAACCCACGGATGGACAGGCCCTTGTCCTTGGCCTCTGCACGCCACTGATCGGCGAGCTGCCGGGCTTTTGCGCCATGGAATCCACTGCCGCGGGTCTCGGACGTTTCCTCGACCACGGGATCGATCTCCGGTAGGGGACCGTCAGGATCGTAGGAGGATAGCTCCCGGCCCCAGAACTGTTCCAGGTATGCGATGGCCTGCTGCGGACCGATCTGCAGGCTGCGGACCCAGGCCTTTTTCTCCTGTGCCTCCTGCTCGGTGGCGGCGAGGATGAACTCGCTGGCGGGCATGATCTGCACGGCATTGGCACCGCGTCCGGCAGCTACGGAGCGCGTCACAATGTCACGCCGGAACTCCACGGCGTCATCGAACTTGGGGTGTGCCGAGAAGATCACGTCGGCTTGGCGGGCAGCGAAATCGCGGCCTTCGGGAGAGTCGCCCGCTTGGAAGAGCACCGGCCGGTACTGGGCGCTGCGCGGCAAACGCGGCGTGACGTCCACGGTGTAGTGCTGGCCCTCGTGCCTGACGTGACGGGCGGGACCGGTGGCTGTCTCCCACGAGTCCCAGATGCGCTTGGCCGTTTCGACGAATGCTTCCGCGTGCTTGTAGCGGTCGGCATGGTCCAGGTACCCACCCCGGCGGAAGTTGGCTCCGGTCCAGGCGTTGTCCGTGGTCACCACGTTCCACGCGGCCCGGCCGCCGGAGATCAGGTCCAGCGACGACAAGCGGTGAGCCAGGTCGGCGGGATCGTTGTACGTGGTGTTTTGGGTGGCAACGAGGCCGATGTTCCGGGTGACGGCCGCAAGCGCGGCGAGCATCGTCTGCGCGTCGGGCCGGCCCACCACGTCCAGCGCATGGGGGCGCCCCAGGTGCTCGCGCAGCCGCAATCCTTCGCCGAGGAAGAAGGCCGCGAATTTTCCGCGTTCGGCGGTCTG
This Paenarthrobacter sp. GOM3 DNA region includes the following protein-coding sequences:
- a CDS encoding NtaA/DmoA family FMN-dependent monooxygenase (This protein belongs to a clade of FMN-dependent monooxygenases, within a broader family of flavin-dependent oxidoreductases, the luciferase-like monooxygenase (LMM) family, some of whose members use coenzyme F420 rather than FMN.) produces the protein MTRDIFQPSGQIQFGIFFQGVNSGTIWKADESGSQTDFESFRHIVQTAERGKFAAFFLGEGLRLREHLGRPHALDVVGRPDAQTMLAALAAVTRNIGLVATQNTTYNDPADLAHRLSSLDLISGGRAAWNVVTTDNAWTGANFRRGGYLDHADRYKHAEAFVETAKRIWDSWETATGPARHVRHEGQHYTVDVTPRLPRSAQYRPVLFQAGDSPEGRDFAARQADVIFSAHPKFDDAVEFRRDIVTRSVAAGRGANAVQIMPASEFILAATEQEAQEKKAWVRSLQIGPQQAIAYLEQFWGRELSSYDPDGPLPEIDPVVEETSETRGSGFHGAKARQLADQWRAEAKDKGLSIRGFVTSKTARIDSTFTGSYTAVADHLAEYARVGAVDGFNISPWLIPTGLDDIVNHLVPELQERGVYPTEYRGTTLRENLGLETPVRSEESVRVS